Part of the Hevea brasiliensis isolate MT/VB/25A 57/8 chromosome 16, ASM3005281v1, whole genome shotgun sequence genome is shown below.
tattttcttattttaattttcaaaaaaataaattaaataggtcttatttaaaattcctaactaggctttcttaggcccatggcacCCAATTAAACTCAactaggtccatttaagaactacccgtaTTAAATTTAAacgaaacaaaattttatttaaattaaattaatttcccaaaaagcatattattattatttttttttcaagatcatgccacagaattaataattcagttccatgccttcaattatatcttacagtcatataatttttcatcatcgggtttcccacggcctcaatgcacatgctcatcacaaaataagggtctacagtttgcccctcactttggcgaaagttgaaatcaatgtgaaagcattgctcaagtttcgtcaaggtgaaactcaaatttctaataactatgaaacattggctatggagatcaagtatatcttgctcggtcgacatactctatgttatgagactagctacggtctcataatagtaataactgtgtcatgtgaaaaatgactatatcttgctctgtcgatacactctgtgtcatgagactagctacggtctcataatagtgataactgtgtcatgtgaaaattgagtgcatcttgctttgtcgatacactctgtgtcatgagactagctatggtctcatgacaatggcaactgtgtgatttgaaatgttgtatattcgtatttaggaccacagtcctaaactacctacgtatccccctcgctatcctgaggaagaattagACCCACTCGTACTTCGACCcttgaaactatggtgatgcatgttcttctatgccttacacacctacagatgacatgttgatgcgtgttcttctacgccttacacaactatgccatgtgccctaaacaacgtctaaagaCTTATcaaaaaacatctgtcatgaaatgttgtgggttcgtatttaggagcgcagtcctaaactacctacgtatcccccttgctatcctgaggaagaatcagaccccctcatagttcgacacttgaaactgtggtgatgcatgttcttttatgccttacacacctacaggtgacatgttgatgcatgttcttctatgccttacacaactatgtcgtgtgccctaaacaacgtctaaggacttaccaaaaaaatatctattttatgatttgaaaaaattgagatgaCTGCGTCTCgaaactctttttgtgatttttgtgcttcttgtatgctgcttcctatcatgggcatgctaattttgctagagattttaaaaaaacttagtcttctgagggacctctttttgcaaaaactttcttttagcctcaaaatttttgaggaaaattattcacctaaaagacttccttaaggtcacaatacaattgccctctgatttttctttttcttctctccccccatggtttctgccttgactcatttctcttccatgaactctatTCTCTGTGccttaacttttgcctgaaatgtccttttggattttcatctcagcaggcttgctctaacttttgcctaagcagcCTTTTCGGATTTTCCACCTAgcgagctcttttttttttttttgaaattagacaattaccagggcattcatatcaagcacctatcttgtcatgctcagaagatatagattaaatcaaaacaatgcagtacaattacttaatcatttgatgtatccctcaagacacaaacattcgcgatcataattaaataaaacccattcctagtcaatgcaataaaaacttctttatttattcaggtacaccattactccctcttacatttagttttgccaaatttctaaccttccaaagttagaaataagctttataaccagccgaatggccttttcaggttttccatccagatcttctctcatctctccttttgcctagactgccttttgcaggttttcaatttagcattttttcttttctttttttttttctttgacccttacttttgcctagaccgtcttttgtaagttttcagcctagcgggcctatctcacacaaagtactgtttgagcttgtctaagttgactggttcttgaaagtCATTatcatccaggtctgatattcttacagcacctcctggcaagatctttttgactatgtatggaccatcccagtttggcttaaacttcctcttggatcaaaagggatgggctgagcttgtttcaaaaccatgcttGTTTCAaaagcatatgatacaaggctcgcatcctcttctcatcaatcaaagctagttcttcatatcttttcTGAGCCCACTCATTTTTCAGAATCTTAGCTTCTAGTGtcactctcaaggatttgacctctagctcaatgggtagcactgcttcagtcccatacactaaagagaatgggattGCCCTTGTGGATGTTTTTGTAGTAGTGCGATAACCCCAAAGAGCATAAGGGTTCAACCATTTTTCTCAGAATGGTTTTCACATTCTTATTTACtgcttttactattccattagtctgtGGCTTGTATGGTGAGGACTTGTGATGCTTAATCTTGAATTTGgtaattaattctaagaaatcacctTTGAACTGGCTGTCGTTATCTAATACTATCTCATGGGGTACCCCAAACCTACAAATCAAGTTCTTTCGCACAAACTTACTTATCTGCTTGGCCCCTACTACTTTATAAGATTCAGCTTCAACCCAATTGGTGAAATAGTCAATTGCCACAATgataaatctatggccattagaaGCCGTGGGAGAAATCTTCCCAATAATGTTTATGCCCCATATTGAGAATGGCCATGGTGAAGTCATACTGTAGAGTTCACTGGATAGTAGGTGATTCAAATTCCCATGGATTTGGCACTCATGCCATCTTTTCACAAATTTAGTGCAGTCAGTATCCATGGTAGACCAGTAATAgcccaattttaaaattttgcccgcCAATGCCCTTCCGTTCATGTGAGGACCACACACTCCTGCATGTACTTCCTCCATTATCTGCTTAGACTGCTTTTTTGTCACACACAAGAGCAATAGTCCTTCGAAGAATCTTTTGTGGAGTTTACCCCAGCCAAAGTgaactgagtggctaatctacgaattgtagctctatccctACTATTGGCTGACTGTGGGTATTCTCTTACCTCTAAATATCTTCTTATGTCCTCATACCATTTCATCTCATCTTCTAGATCTAAATGTGCTATTATTAACCCTTCATAGCATGGGATTCTGCTTCTCATCAGGATAACTGGGTGGGTCAGCTTTTGATCACCCTTCTCCCATAAGGATGCCAGCGTGGCTAGAGCATCAGCCATCTAGTTCTGAGTTCTAGGCATGTGCTTCATAGTCACTTCCTCAAAACTAAATAATAGTTTCTTAGCATACTCCAGGTATggcctcaacttttcttctttcaattcccaTTCACCTTTAACATGGGAAACCACTAGAATTGAATCTCCGAACACCTCCACTTTTTTAGCCCCAACAGCTATTAATGCCTCTAGGCCACAAATGCAAGCCTCATATTCTACAATATTATTAGTGGCTGGGAAACATAGCCTTTTTGACATTAACAATTGTTCTCCATTTAGTGCTTCCAAAACTACCCCTATACCGGCTCTGCTCTTATTCATGGCCCAATCAAAGTACATTTTCCATGGCTGGACCTCTACTAGCTTGAGACTCTCATCTGGAAAGGCTGTTTTGACATTTTCCTCCTCATTAACTGGATTTTTAGAAAGAAATTTGGCCACTACACACCCTTTGATGGTTTTTCGAGTCTCATACACAATATCAAATTCAGACAGTAGGACTaaccatttggccaatttttcAACTAGCGCTGCTACTTCAAATAGGTATTTTAAAGGATCCATCTGGGATACTACAATAACTCGATGGGTTTGAAAGTAGTGCCTTAACTTCTTAGTTGCCCATACTACAGCC
Proteins encoded:
- the LOC131174437 gene encoding uncharacterized protein LOC131174437; this translates as MDPLKYLFEVAALVEKLAKWLVLLSEFDIVYETRKTIKGCVVAKFLSKNPVNEEENVKTAFPDESLKLVEVQPWKMYFDWAMNKSRAGIGVVLEALNGEQLLMSKRLCFPATNNIVEYEACICGLEALIAVGAKKVEVFGDSILVVSHVKGEWELKEEKLRPYLEYAKKLLFSFEEVTMKHMPRTQN